One window of Populus nigra chromosome 5, ddPopNigr1.1, whole genome shotgun sequence genomic DNA carries:
- the LOC133695264 gene encoding wall-associated receptor kinase-like 14, with protein MSLRQESLLLFITFITIFIATTSPTTKAQKSGSNCASSCGIGKSARVVPYPFGFSHGCPIQLNCESTEGEIKIGEFQVQNITPNGILVNLPADCNRSIETIRPLFGLNYGPSWQNSLLLQNCSKPSNSCVISRSPFQGELHSKNCEAAKNDNLSCYSLPYSGIDTLSYEGVNSTQCRSVFSSLALGSDSPVVSFQYERIELEWWLEGHCRDTFCSKNGNCSEVKLQNGSVGFRCHCYDGFAGDGFATGNGCRRVSKCSASRYMSGHCGGTTRVVVLVGGLIAGASLMAVFALLCYFVKKKSTSMRNRSSAKRLLCEAAGNSSVPFFQYKEIERATNGFSEKQRLGTGAYGTVYSGKLHNDDLVAIKKIKQRDTDSLDLVMNEIKLLSSVSHPNLVRLLGCCLEEGEPILVYEFMPNGTLCQHLQRERGNGLPWTVRLTVAAETANAIAYLHSVVNPPIYHRDIKSSNILLDYNYRSKVADFGLSRLGMEESSHISTAPQGTPGYLDPQYHQYFHLSDKSDVYSFGVVLVEIITAQKVVDFSRPHSEVNLAALAIDRIGRGCVDEIVDPYLDPDRDAWTLSSIHSVAELAFRCLAFHRDMRPTMMEVAEELEQIRLSAWVPTMHMASPSSSSHFSDHGSQKSLSVSVGKKAAVASRRLLVPQRTDSLTSLEEVKDSSPVSVQDPWLSEQSSPSTTSLLDNVVH; from the exons atgagtCTTCGACAGGAAAGTTTGCTTCTTTTCATCACCTTCATCACGATTTTTATTGCCACCACAAGTCCTACAACTAAAGCTCAGAAGTCCGGCAGCAATTGTGCCTCTTCATGTGGGATTGGGAAATCAGCAAGAGTTGTCCCGTACCCTTTTGGTTTCTCACATGGATGCCCCATCCAGTTAAACTGCGAATCAACTGAAGGTGAGATCAAGATTGGTGAATTTCAAGTCCAGAACATAACCCCAAATGGTATCTTGGTCAATCTTCCAGCAGACTGTAATCGTTCTATTGAAACAATCAGGCCACTTTTTGGTCTGAACTATGGTCCTTCTTGGCAAAACAGTTTGTTACTTCAAAACTGTAGCAAGCCTTCAAATAGTTGTGTTATTTCAAGAAGTCCGTTTCAGGGAGAGTTGCATTCGAAAAACTGTGAGGCTGCTAAAAATGACAACTTGAGTTGTTACTCACTACCGTACTCAGGTATTGATACTTTGAGTTATGAAGGTGTGAATTCAACTCAGTGTAGGTctgttttctcttctcttgCTCTTGGGTCGGACAGTCCGGTTGTCTCTTTCCAGTATGAAAGAATTGAATTGGAATGGTGGCTTGAAGGTCATTGTCGGGATACTTTTTGCTCAAAGAACGGGAATTGTAGTGAGGTTAAGCTCCAGAATGGGAGTGTTGGATTCCGATGTCATTGCTATGACGGGTTCGCTGGAGATGGGTTTGCCACCGGGAATGGCTGCCGGAGAG TTTCCAAGTGCAGTGCTTCAAGGTACATGTCTGGCCACTGTGGAGGAACTACTAGAgtagttgttcttgttggag GACTTATTGCTGGAGCTTCATTGATGGCTGTTTTCGCCCTTCTCTGTTACTTTGTCAAGAAGAAATCCACTTCAATGCGAAATCGGTCAAGTGCAAAGCGCCTTCTATGTGAAGCGGCAGGCAACTCTAGTGTTCCATTTTTCcaatataaagaaattgaaagggcCACTAATGGCTTCTCAGAGAAACAAAGGCTAGGAACTGGAGCCTATGGTACAGTTTATTCAGGAAAACTCCACAATGATGATTTGGTTgcaataaaaaagatcaaacagAGAGATACTGACAGCCTTGATCTAGTCATGAATGAAATAAAGCTCCTTTCATCCGTAAGCCATCCAAATCTGGTTCGTCTTTTAGGCTGTTGCCTAGAGGAGGGAGAACCAATCCTAGTCTATGAATTTATGCCTAATGGAACTCTGTGTCAGCACCTACAACGAGAGAGGGGCAATGGGCTTCCGTGGACTGTTAGGCTTACCGTTGCTGCTGAAACTGCTAATGCCATTGCGTATCTCCATTCAGTCGTGAATCCACCAATTTACCACCGAGACATAAAATCTAGCAACATACTATTGGATTACAACTATAGATCAAAGGTAGCTGATTTTGGTCTTTCCAGACTTGGCATGGAAGAATCATCTCACATATCAACCGCCCCGCAAGGAACTCCAGGCTATCTTGATCCTCAATATCATCAATATTTCCATCTTTCTGATAAAAGTGATGTTTACAGTTTTGGGGTAGTTCTTGTAGAGATCATAACTGCACAGAAAGTAGTTGATTTTTCTCGCCCACACAGTGAGGTTAATTTGGCTGCACTTGCCATTGATAGGATTGGAAGAGGTTGTGTGGATGAGATAGTAGATCCATATCTTGACCCAGATAGAGATGCCTGGACCTTATCATCAATTCATAGCGTGGCTGAACTTGCGTTTAGATGCCTTGCTTTTCATAGGGATATGAGGCCTACTATGATGGAAGTTGCAGAAGAGCTTGAACAGATTAGGCTTAGTGCATGGGTCCCCACCATGCACATGGCATCACCGTCATCTTCCTCTCATTTCTCGGACCATGGAAGTCAGAAATCACTGAGTGTCTCTGTTGGTAAAAAGGCAGCAGTAGCTAGTCGGAGATTACTTGTTCCACAGAGAACAGATAGTCTGACTTCTTTGGAA